The following coding sequences lie in one Halorarum halophilum genomic window:
- a CDS encoding ABC transporter ATP-binding protein yields MSQLRLDDVSKVFTDDDGNDVVAVDDVSVDIGDGEFLVLVGPSGCGKSTTLRMIAGLERITGGEISLGGRTLNEVPTQERDIAMVFQSYALYPHMTVRGNMSFGLEESTDLSDAEIQELVEETAGMMGIGDLLDRKPAELSGGQQQRVALGRAIVRDPEVFLMDEPLSNLDAKLRSQMRTELQRLQARLGVTTVYVTHDQTEAMTMGDRIAVMNDGELQQAGTPLELYHEPVNRFVAEFIGEPSMNFLHGEFDGSAFHAGPVAYPFDDSVAGAVGDADDVVLGIRPEDVDLLDAGETGMNPEHEFEMQVTVVEPMGDENVVHLEFPHAGGEADDLLATTGGMRTFVAGSAVTVHVPTDAIHVFDGETGEALHNRQLPDDRPPA; encoded by the coding sequence ATGTCACAACTGCGACTCGACGACGTGAGCAAGGTGTTCACCGACGACGACGGAAACGACGTCGTCGCGGTCGACGACGTCTCGGTCGACATCGGGGACGGGGAGTTCCTCGTCCTCGTCGGCCCCTCGGGCTGTGGAAAGTCCACCACCCTGCGGATGATCGCCGGGCTCGAACGGATCACGGGCGGGGAGATCAGCCTCGGCGGGCGGACCCTGAACGAGGTGCCGACCCAGGAGCGGGACATCGCGATGGTGTTCCAGTCGTACGCGCTCTACCCGCACATGACCGTCCGCGGCAACATGTCCTTCGGGCTCGAGGAGTCCACCGACCTGTCCGACGCCGAGATCCAGGAACTCGTCGAGGAGACCGCCGGGATGATGGGGATCGGCGACCTGCTCGATCGGAAACCCGCTGAGCTCTCGGGCGGGCAACAGCAGCGCGTCGCCCTCGGCCGCGCCATCGTCAGGGACCCCGAGGTGTTCCTCATGGACGAGCCGCTGTCGAACCTCGACGCGAAGCTCCGCTCGCAGATGCGAACCGAGCTCCAGCGTCTGCAGGCACGACTCGGTGTCACGACGGTGTACGTGACCCACGACCAGACGGAGGCGATGACGATGGGCGACCGCATCGCCGTGATGAACGACGGCGAACTCCAGCAGGCGGGGACGCCACTGGAGCTGTACCACGAGCCCGTCAACCGCTTCGTCGCCGAGTTCATCGGCGAGCCGTCGATGAACTTCCTCCACGGGGAGTTCGACGGGTCCGCGTTCCACGCCGGCCCAGTGGCCTACCCGTTCGACGACAGCGTGGCCGGAGCAGTCGGTGACGCCGACGACGTCGTCCTCGGAATCCGCCCGGAGGACGTGGACTTGCTCGACGCCGGCGAAACGGGGATGAACCCGGAACACGAGTTCGAGATGCAAGTGACTGTCGTCGAGCCGATGGGCGACGAGAACGTCGTCCACCTCGAGTTCCCCCACGCGGGCGGCGAGGCGGACGACCTGCTCGCGACGACGGGCGGCATGCGGACCTTCGTGGCGGGAAGTGCCGTGACCGTCCACGTACCGACCGACGCGATTCACGTGTTCGACGGCGAGACCGGTGAGGCGCTCCACAACCGCCAGCTCCCGGACGATCGGCCTCCCGCCTGA
- a CDS encoding SDR family NAD(P)-dependent oxidoreductase produces the protein MVEYEHTPIGVDGRRVVVVGGTSGIGQAIALGFAAEGADVVATSRSEAAVEETATAIEERGADTARVTCDVTDRATLDGVREAAVDAMGGVDVVVASQGAISRQSVADVDEDEWDRVTDVALDGVRRVTQAMVPAMADGGAIVNVSSLAARLSMANLPAYSAAKGGVEAFTRASAKELAPEIRVNAVAPGFVITPQNADTYAVGTEKRTRIDERTPLGRVADREEIVGAAIFLASGAASYVTGEVLTVDGGFADSAF, from the coding sequence ATGGTCGAATACGAACACACGCCGATCGGCGTCGACGGCAGGCGGGTCGTCGTCGTCGGCGGGACGAGCGGGATCGGGCAGGCGATCGCGCTCGGGTTCGCGGCGGAGGGCGCGGACGTCGTCGCGACGAGCAGGAGCGAGGCGGCGGTCGAGGAGACCGCGACGGCGATCGAGGAGCGCGGCGCGGACACGGCCCGCGTGACGTGTGACGTCACGGACCGAGCGACGCTCGATGGCGTTCGCGAGGCGGCCGTGGACGCGATGGGCGGCGTGGACGTCGTCGTCGCGTCGCAGGGCGCCATCTCGCGGCAATCGGTCGCGGACGTCGACGAGGACGAGTGGGACCGCGTCACCGACGTCGCGCTCGACGGCGTCCGACGCGTCACGCAGGCGATGGTCCCCGCGATGGCCGACGGCGGGGCCATCGTCAACGTCTCCTCGCTGGCCGCGCGCCTCTCGATGGCGAACCTCCCCGCCTACTCGGCGGCGAAGGGCGGCGTCGAGGCGTTCACGCGTGCGTCTGCGAAGGAACTCGCGCCCGAGATCCGCGTCAACGCCGTCGCGCCGGGGTTCGTCATCACCCCGCAGAACGCGGACACGTACGCCGTGGGAACCGAGAAGCGGACGCGCATCGACGAGCGAACGCCGCTCGGCCGCGTGGCGGACCGCGAGGAAATCGTCGGCGCGGCGATCTTCCTCGCCAGCGGCGCCGCCTCCTACGTGACGGGCGAGGTGCTCACGGTCGACGGCGGCTTCGCCGACAGCGCGTTCTGA
- the gfo6 gene encoding D-xylose 1-dehydrogenase Gfo6 has translation MKDWLDGYDAREWQTTSEGTVRYALIGLGWWTIDVALPAIEESDLGEATVLVSSTSEKAERLASEHDVGAGISYDEFHEGAASDSYDAVYVGTPNAYHLEYAETAAELGKAILCEKPMEATVERAERMVETCEDADVPLMIAYRMHTDPAIQRCRELIEDGFIGEPVSVYGNNSQPLLEMIPDPDQWRLDPDLSGYGTSVMDLGIYSINTARYLLDRDPVAVQSRMSSTHEAFSDVPDERSSAILVLEDDVGMVTTDSQNAHEDTELKITGTEGQIDIQPAFHGECTLHLSRNDVSVTVEHEEFDAQGEMREEFDYFADRVLTGGDIHADGRHGLTDMRTIEAIHEAAESGDVVEL, from the coding sequence ATGAAAGACTGGCTCGATGGCTACGACGCGCGGGAGTGGCAGACGACATCGGAGGGCACCGTCAGGTACGCCCTCATCGGCTTGGGCTGGTGGACCATCGACGTCGCGCTGCCCGCGATCGAGGAGTCCGACCTCGGGGAGGCGACGGTGCTGGTGAGCAGCACGTCCGAGAAGGCCGAACGGCTCGCTTCGGAACACGACGTCGGCGCCGGCATCAGCTACGACGAGTTCCACGAGGGCGCGGCGAGCGACTCCTACGACGCCGTCTACGTCGGCACGCCGAACGCCTACCACCTCGAATACGCCGAGACCGCCGCCGAGCTCGGCAAGGCGATCCTCTGCGAGAAGCCCATGGAGGCGACCGTCGAGCGCGCGGAGCGGATGGTCGAGACCTGCGAGGACGCCGACGTTCCGCTGATGATCGCCTACCGGATGCACACCGACCCCGCCATCCAGCGGTGCCGGGAGCTCATCGAGGACGGCTTCATCGGCGAGCCCGTCTCGGTGTACGGCAACAACAGCCAGCCGCTGCTCGAGATGATCCCGGACCCGGACCAATGGCGGCTCGATCCAGACCTCTCCGGGTACGGCACCTCGGTGATGGACCTCGGGATCTACTCCATCAACACTGCGCGGTACCTGCTCGACCGCGACCCGGTGGCCGTCCAGTCGCGGATGTCCTCGACCCACGAGGCGTTCTCGGACGTCCCCGACGAGCGCTCCTCGGCCATCCTGGTGCTGGAGGACGACGTCGGGATGGTCACGACCGACAGCCAGAACGCCCACGAGGACACCGAACTCAAGATAACCGGGACCGAGGGGCAGATCGACATCCAGCCCGCGTTCCACGGGGAGTGCACGCTCCACCTCTCGCGGAACGACGTCTCCGTCACCGTCGAGCACGAGGAGTTCGACGCCCAGGGGGAGATGCGCGAGGAGTTCGACTACTTCGCCGACCGCGTGCTCACCGGCGGCGACATCCACGCCGACGGGCGGCACGGGCTGACCGACATGCGCACCATCGAGGCCATCCACGAGGCCGCCGAGAGCGGCGACGTGGTGGAGCTGTAA
- a CDS encoding four-helix bundle copper-binding protein, translating into MSLADTASKIDHLSDEQRECLENCFEAAEVCEWCADECIDEGEGMEKCIRLCRDVADVASLHARFMARNSNYSTGLAEVCAGVCEECAEECERHDHDHCQACAEVVRECAESCRNMAGA; encoded by the coding sequence ATGTCACTAGCAGATACCGCGTCCAAGATCGACCACCTGAGCGACGAACAGCGCGAGTGTCTCGAGAACTGTTTCGAGGCCGCCGAGGTGTGCGAGTGGTGCGCCGACGAGTGCATCGACGAGGGGGAGGGGATGGAGAAGTGCATCCGCCTCTGTCGCGACGTCGCCGACGTCGCCTCCCTGCACGCCCGATTCATGGCCCGCAACTCCAACTACAGTACCGGTCTCGCGGAGGTCTGCGCCGGTGTCTGTGAGGAGTGCGCGGAGGAGTGCGAGCGGCACGACCACGACCACTGCCAGGCCTGCGCCGAGGTGGTCCGCGAGTGCGCGGAGTCCTGCCGGAACATGGCCGGCGCTTGA
- a CDS encoding outer membrane protein assembly factor BamB family protein — protein sequence MTDAPRRSVLKAAGTTVGTALLTSAGISVAAQSGDDAGDDDSESDESYTWPMYRGGPARTGFSEAVDVGPSATKRFYVGDNNDPSTPTELSVGDGRVFLTGMVDDVTGANELRAFDAGTGEREWTYEPPSRDGAGGSPEEGLGDVQDPPAVGDGTVYVASTAHNNDGEWAYGGLFAFDAETGEVEWTHRDAPHWRNPILAGDTLVAQDLRNNLVSAVDTDTGEREWTVELDLTESYLLAVRDDTVYARLEGPDGGSLGGLSLADGSLHWKHDLPPDVDADQRQGEPISVAVGEDAIYYATRTGDENAVVAQSLEDGSRLWNRSLTELCGEPRPHLSAPVLADGSIYVFTTADRSADTLASPSSLWALDAESGDERWQLNSAHHLLGSPTATRGTVYVGTDVPLTEDASRKYYDTEPIGEYPTVAAVDAADGSVRWAYAEPPENGGEDELYALTPVVTDRGLFVKTTGDDRDSASRILALESSEAEVGPDHRPQDL from the coding sequence ATGACAGATGCGCCGCGCCGGTCGGTCCTCAAGGCCGCCGGTACGACAGTCGGAACTGCCCTCCTCACGAGCGCCGGGATCTCTGTCGCCGCACAATCGGGCGACGATGCGGGGGACGACGACAGCGAGAGCGACGAGTCGTACACGTGGCCGATGTATCGAGGCGGACCCGCCCGAACCGGGTTCTCCGAAGCGGTGGACGTCGGTCCCTCCGCGACGAAGCGATTCTACGTCGGCGATAACAACGACCCGTCGACGCCGACGGAACTCTCCGTCGGGGACGGCCGCGTCTTCCTGACCGGAATGGTGGACGACGTCACCGGCGCGAACGAGCTCCGAGCTTTCGACGCGGGGACGGGCGAGCGGGAGTGGACCTACGAACCGCCGAGCCGCGACGGGGCCGGGGGGTCGCCGGAGGAGGGGCTGGGCGACGTCCAAGACCCGCCCGCGGTCGGCGACGGGACGGTGTACGTCGCGAGCACCGCCCACAACAACGACGGAGAGTGGGCGTACGGCGGCCTGTTCGCGTTCGACGCCGAGACGGGCGAGGTGGAGTGGACCCACCGCGACGCGCCCCACTGGCGGAACCCGATTCTGGCGGGGGACACGCTCGTCGCGCAGGACCTTCGCAACAACCTGGTCTCCGCCGTCGACACCGATACCGGGGAACGGGAGTGGACAGTCGAACTCGACCTGACGGAGTCGTACCTCCTCGCCGTTCGTGACGACACCGTCTACGCCCGGCTCGAAGGCCCCGACGGCGGGTCGCTCGGCGGGCTCTCACTCGCCGACGGCTCCCTGCACTGGAAGCACGATCTGCCCCCGGACGTCGACGCCGATCAGCGACAGGGCGAACCGATATCCGTCGCCGTCGGCGAGGACGCCATCTACTACGCGACGCGGACCGGGGACGAGAACGCCGTCGTCGCGCAGTCGCTCGAGGACGGGAGCCGTCTCTGGAACCGTTCGCTCACCGAACTCTGTGGCGAGCCGCGCCCGCACCTGAGCGCTCCCGTGCTGGCCGACGGTTCGATCTACGTCTTCACGACCGCCGATCGCTCGGCGGATACCCTCGCCTCACCGTCCTCCCTGTGGGCGCTCGACGCCGAATCCGGCGACGAACGGTGGCAGTTGAACTCCGCGCATCACCTCCTCGGGTCGCCCACCGCGACACGGGGGACGGTGTACGTGGGAACTGACGTGCCGCTCACCGAGGACGCCTCGCGGAAGTACTACGACACGGAGCCCATCGGCGAGTATCCGACCGTGGCGGCCGTCGACGCCGCCGACGGCTCCGTTCGCTGGGCCTACGCGGAACCGCCGGAGAACGGCGGTGAAGACGAACTCTACGCGCTGACGCCCGTCGTCACGGACCGCGGCCTCTTCGTGAAGACGACGGGCGACGACCGCGACTCGGCCTCCAGGATCCTGGCGCTGGAATCCAGCGAGGCCGAGGTCGGGCCCGACCACCGACCCCAGGATCTGTAG
- a CDS encoding methylglyoxal synthase gives MVRVALIAHDEEKAEIIDLARSYEDLLSTFELVGTGTTGKRIMEETGLTVERKQSGPIGGDLMIGAEVAEDKLDGIVFLRDPLTAQAHEPDITALLRICDVHDIPLATTRSSAEFLLDGLARRTDAD, from the coding sequence ATGGTCCGCGTCGCGCTGATCGCACACGACGAGGAGAAGGCGGAGATCATCGACCTCGCGCGTTCCTACGAGGACCTGCTCTCGACCTTCGAGCTCGTCGGGACGGGCACGACGGGAAAGCGCATAATGGAGGAGACCGGACTGACCGTCGAACGAAAGCAGTCCGGACCGATCGGCGGGGACCTGATGATCGGCGCCGAGGTCGCCGAGGACAAACTCGACGGGATCGTCTTCCTGCGCGATCCGCTCACCGCCCAGGCGCACGAACCGGACATCACGGCGCTGTTGCGCATCTGCGACGTCCACGACATCCCACTCGCCACGACGCGCTCCTCGGCCGAGTTCCTGCTCGACGGGCTGGCCCGCCGTACCGACGCGGACTGA
- a CDS encoding response regulator: protein MEDKSASQLTVLHVDDDRSFLELAATMLEREHDRLTVLSETTAADGLARLYADGNEIDCVLSDYEMPQMDGLEFLVTVRSEFPDVPFVLLTARGSEEVASLAISAGVSDYQQKSGGIDQFALLANRIGTLVSRARMQDRLDAVERELVFWKEFAPAAIVVEPDGTIITASATSSGLFGADQPDALLGRDVRELVHPDERGEIDAVLSRIVEDREEHVCRDRTLVGFGGEQKRTTVQWRTITHWGQDAVLAVMNDFPLESDGVTAPP, encoded by the coding sequence ATGGAAGACAAGTCGGCGTCCCAGCTCACCGTCCTCCACGTCGATGACGACCGCTCCTTCCTCGAACTCGCCGCGACGATGCTCGAGCGGGAACACGACCGACTTACCGTTCTCTCGGAGACGACCGCTGCCGATGGACTCGCCCGATTGTACGCCGACGGGAACGAGATCGACTGCGTTCTGAGCGACTACGAGATGCCCCAAATGGACGGACTCGAGTTCCTGGTAACCGTCAGGTCGGAGTTTCCGGACGTTCCGTTCGTCCTCCTGACGGCGAGGGGGAGCGAGGAGGTCGCCAGCCTCGCGATCTCCGCCGGCGTCAGCGACTACCAGCAGAAGAGCGGCGGGATCGACCAGTTCGCCCTGCTGGCGAACCGGATCGGCACGCTGGTGTCCAGAGCACGGATGCAGGATCGCCTCGACGCGGTCGAACGCGAACTCGTCTTCTGGAAGGAGTTCGCTCCGGCCGCCATCGTGGTCGAACCCGATGGGACCATCATCACGGCGAGCGCGACGAGCAGCGGCCTGTTCGGTGCGGATCAGCCGGATGCCTTGCTCGGGAGGGACGTCCGGGAACTGGTCCACCCCGACGAGCGGGGCGAGATCGACGCGGTACTGAGCCGGATCGTCGAAGACCGGGAGGAACACGTCTGCCGCGACCGGACGCTGGTCGGTTTCGGCGGCGAGCAGAAGCGGACCACAGTCCAGTGGCGAACGATCACCCACTGGGGGCAGGACGCCGTGCTCGCAGTGATGAACGATTTCCCGCTGGAGTCCGACGGTGTCACGGCACCGCCGTGA
- a CDS encoding helix-turn-helix transcriptional regulator, whose translation MDAPEDDRTDDHVFKPPGSPILEAVLQNARNQKYLGERMDAAGSRIDADRLGDIVRHGPILEALRQEPLDRREIEERLDVSRATSHRLTKWLDEQGFVEKVDSRFKLTGHGEAVTDEVLRFEANVSAVYRMGPLLDVICPHHAELAIEPMVDATVTVAGPEDPYRPVERFISLVDESETFRGFSTTHMAPLSIGEFYQRIFDATESEVIYPPNIVEKLLDRYPAQANEAIGRGQFTLRTREKLPYGLAIFDERVGIGGYDDESGLMQAFVDTDSPLAREWAERVFASIEADSTLFDSPREQR comes from the coding sequence ATGGACGCCCCCGAAGACGACCGAACGGACGACCACGTGTTCAAACCGCCCGGATCGCCGATCCTCGAGGCCGTCCTGCAGAACGCGCGGAACCAGAAATACCTCGGTGAGCGCATGGACGCGGCCGGTTCCCGCATCGACGCGGACCGGCTCGGCGACATCGTGCGCCACGGCCCGATTCTCGAAGCACTCCGTCAGGAACCGCTGGACCGCCGGGAAATCGAGGAGCGCCTCGACGTCTCGCGGGCGACGAGCCACCGCCTGACGAAGTGGCTCGACGAACAGGGGTTCGTCGAGAAAGTCGATAGCCGGTTCAAGTTGACGGGACACGGCGAGGCGGTCACCGACGAGGTGCTTCGGTTCGAGGCGAACGTGAGCGCCGTCTATCGGATGGGGCCGCTGCTTGACGTGATCTGTCCGCACCACGCGGAGCTCGCCATCGAACCGATGGTCGACGCGACCGTCACCGTCGCGGGACCTGAGGATCCCTACCGACCGGTCGAGCGATTCATCTCACTCGTCGACGAGTCGGAGACGTTCAGGGGGTTCAGTACGACACATATGGCACCGTTGAGCATCGGTGAGTTCTACCAACGGATATTCGACGCCACCGAGAGCGAGGTCATCTACCCACCCAATATCGTCGAAAAACTACTGGACAGGTACCCGGCCCAGGCAAACGAGGCGATCGGCCGCGGGCAGTTTACCCTTCGGACCCGCGAGAAGCTGCCCTACGGACTCGCTATCTTCGACGAACGCGTCGGGATCGGTGGATACGACGACGAGTCGGGACTGATGCAGGCGTTCGTCGATACGGACTCGCCCCTCGCCCGCGAGTGGGCCGAGCGGGTCTTCGCGTCGATCGAGGCGGACTCGACCCTATTCGACAGTCCGAGGGAACAGCGATAG
- a CDS encoding class I SAM-dependent methyltransferase — protein sequence MAPPTIAGEPIDEERLDELVGMAVNELGAAYYAPLIVIGDRLGLYEALSDGGPLTPVELAERTDTVERYVGEWLAAGAAGGYVTYDSGTGRYSLTPEQTALLADEDSPVFLAGGFQGLMGYQKRLSEIEADFRIGEGVGWHEQDEDVCHGTERFFQPSYETNLVDEWIPALDGMDAKLTTGARVADVGCGHGASTIIMAEAYPGSEFVAIDYHEHSIEVARERAEEAGVADRISFEVATAKKYDGTDYDLVTMFDAYHDMGDPVGVASHVLETLADDGAWMLVEPFANDRVEDNLNPVGRAFYCASTMACVPNSLGQGGDPALGAQAGEARLSEVITEGGFASVRRATETPFNLVLEAGP from the coding sequence ATGGCACCACCGACTATCGCCGGCGAACCGATCGATGAGGAGCGATTGGACGAACTCGTCGGAATGGCCGTCAACGAGCTCGGGGCGGCGTATTACGCCCCACTGATCGTCATCGGCGACAGGCTCGGCCTCTACGAAGCGCTGTCAGACGGCGGACCGCTCACGCCCGTCGAGCTGGCCGAGCGGACGGATACCGTGGAGCGGTACGTCGGCGAGTGGCTCGCCGCGGGAGCGGCCGGCGGGTACGTCACGTACGATTCCGGGACTGGTCGCTACAGCCTCACTCCCGAACAAACCGCGCTGCTGGCCGACGAAGACAGCCCCGTGTTCCTCGCCGGCGGGTTCCAGGGTTTGATGGGCTATCAGAAACGGCTCTCGGAGATCGAAGCCGACTTCCGTATCGGCGAGGGTGTGGGCTGGCACGAGCAGGACGAGGACGTCTGCCACGGCACGGAGCGCTTCTTCCAACCAAGTTACGAGACGAATCTCGTCGACGAGTGGATCCCCGCGCTCGACGGAATGGACGCGAAGCTCACGACGGGTGCGCGCGTGGCCGATGTGGGCTGTGGTCACGGCGCGTCGACGATCATCATGGCCGAGGCCTATCCCGGTTCGGAGTTCGTCGCCATCGATTACCACGAGCACTCGATCGAGGTGGCTCGCGAGCGAGCCGAAGAAGCCGGTGTTGCGGACCGCATCAGCTTCGAGGTGGCGACCGCGAAGAAGTACGACGGGACCGACTACGACCTCGTGACGATGTTCGACGCGTATCACGACATGGGTGATCCGGTCGGCGTTGCGTCGCACGTCCTGGAGACGCTCGCCGACGACGGGGCGTGGATGCTGGTCGAGCCGTTCGCCAACGATCGGGTCGAGGACAACCTGAATCCGGTCGGCAGGGCGTTCTACTGCGCCTCGACGATGGCCTGCGTTCCGAACTCGCTCGGCCAGGGCGGCGATCCTGCCCTGGGAGCACAGGCTGGCGAAGCACGTCTCAGTGAAGTGATCACCGAGGGAGGGTTCGCGAGCGTCCGCCGGGCGACCGAGACGCCGTTCAACCTCGTACTCGAAGCCGGACCGTGA
- a CDS encoding HalOD1 output domain-containing protein, whose protein sequence is MAPSIAVIEAIAAVENVEPDDLAFGGGLPLSEYIDPDALDSLVTHDDVTISFTVAEYRIRIDGSHVGVHSE, encoded by the coding sequence ATGGCACCGAGTATTGCTGTCATCGAGGCCATCGCAGCAGTCGAGAACGTGGAGCCGGACGACCTTGCGTTCGGAGGAGGCTTGCCCTTGAGCGAGTACATCGATCCCGACGCACTCGATTCGCTCGTCACCCACGACGACGTCACGATCTCGTTCACTGTCGCCGAATACCGGATTCGAATCGACGGGAGCCACGTGGGGGTCCACAGCGAGTAG
- a CDS encoding DUF5789 family protein: MVDDNQGRDDQLDDEEGHQRERKKEEIRDRADEDLPMHGDPGGRLGDLDDELETHDYPTTTDELVEAYGDYEIDTRGGEESLEEVLAPTDNQTYDSADDVRSRILGLIHR, encoded by the coding sequence ATGGTAGATGACAATCAGGGCCGAGACGACCAACTGGACGACGAAGAGGGACACCAGCGAGAGCGGAAGAAGGAGGAGATACGCGATCGTGCCGACGAAGACCTGCCGATGCACGGCGACCCTGGTGGGCGGCTTGGCGACCTCGATGACGAGCTCGAAACCCACGACTATCCGACCACGACGGACGAACTGGTCGAGGCCTACGGCGACTACGAGATCGACACTCGAGGTGGGGAGGAATCCCTCGAGGAAGTGCTCGCCCCCACTGATAACCAAACGTACGACTCGGCCGACGACGTTCGCAGCCGGATACTGGGACTGATACATCGCTGA
- a CDS encoding AI-2E family transporter yields MSILAAVSSVLAALLVLTQLQYVLLAIVLAYVLAPAQRRLERRMRSDTAALTLISLSVFLLFIPVAYVLAVAIQQGLGLLTAIQEGNLSPDTIQEQFETIGYVIDFELLYATYQEPIATGLQRLATGAVTVIGGLPGVLIGLTVTVFVLFALLRDGDQFVTWLRSVVPVSDRVQRELLGELDTLMWASVIGNVAVAGVQAVLLGIGLALVGMPGVVFLTVATFILTLLPLVGAFGVWLPVSGYLLAIGRPLAAALLVVYGSVVSASDLYLRPAIINRSGALNVATIVVGIFGGIVLFGAIGLFVGPVVLGGTKVALDQFAREQMNSTTD; encoded by the coding sequence TTGTCGATCTTGGCGGCGGTAAGCAGCGTTCTCGCCGCGCTCCTCGTTCTCACACAGCTTCAGTACGTCCTGCTCGCGATCGTCCTCGCATACGTTCTCGCTCCCGCACAGCGGAGACTCGAGCGTCGGATGCGCTCGGATACGGCTGCCCTCACCCTCATCTCGCTCTCGGTATTCTTGCTTTTCATCCCGGTTGCATACGTCCTCGCGGTCGCAATTCAGCAGGGACTCGGGCTCCTGACCGCCATCCAGGAGGGGAACCTCAGTCCCGACACGATTCAGGAACAGTTCGAAACCATCGGCTACGTGATCGACTTCGAGCTGTTGTACGCGACGTATCAGGAGCCGATCGCCACTGGGTTGCAGCGTCTCGCGACCGGCGCAGTAACCGTCATCGGAGGTCTCCCTGGCGTGCTGATCGGGCTCACCGTGACGGTCTTCGTACTCTTCGCGTTGTTGCGGGACGGTGACCAGTTCGTCACGTGGCTGCGATCGGTCGTCCCCGTCTCCGATCGTGTCCAGCGGGAACTGCTCGGTGAACTCGACACCCTCATGTGGGCGTCCGTCATCGGGAACGTCGCTGTCGCGGGGGTCCAGGCGGTACTGCTCGGCATCGGATTGGCGCTCGTTGGCATGCCGGGGGTCGTGTTCTTGACCGTGGCGACGTTCATCCTCACGCTGCTCCCGCTCGTTGGGGCGTTCGGTGTCTGGCTTCCGGTTTCGGGCTACCTGCTCGCGATCGGTCGCCCCCTCGCAGCGGCCCTCCTTGTCGTCTACGGGTCGGTGGTCAGCGCATCGGACCTCTACCTCCGCCCGGCGATCATCAACCGGAGCGGAGCGCTCAACGTAGCGACCATCGTCGTGGGGATCTTCGGAGGAATCGTCCTGTTCGGGGCGATCGGCCTGTTCGTCGGCCCGGTCGTCCTCGGCGGAACGAAGGTCGCCCTCGACCAGTTTGCACGGGAGCAGATGAACTCGACCACCGACTGA
- a CDS encoding DUF7539 family protein, which yields MAEFPDERHLVVQARAHLDQWTRTARAEAYAELFEGDDPVVSSEEVRLLDALDSELERQGGDGVWGTDQYGIHTAGTSSSDTSLGVVCVYHPQITRDSVLRGVDELDDETEERLNAALWTYSERVATLIEEELDEFVRRTQS from the coding sequence ATGGCTGAGTTTCCGGACGAGCGACACCTCGTCGTCCAGGCGCGCGCACATCTGGACCAGTGGACGAGAACTGCCCGGGCGGAGGCGTACGCTGAACTGTTCGAGGGCGACGATCCAGTTGTCTCCTCCGAAGAGGTGCGGCTCCTCGACGCGCTCGATTCCGAACTGGAGCGACAGGGGGGTGACGGGGTCTGGGGGACCGATCAGTACGGGATCCACACGGCCGGGACATCGAGTTCGGACACCTCGCTCGGCGTAGTCTGCGTGTATCACCCCCAGATTACGAGGGACTCCGTTCTTCGCGGGGTCGACGAACTCGACGATGAGACCGAAGAGCGACTCAACGCCGCGCTCTGGACGTACAGCGAGCGTGTTGCGACGCTCATCGAAGAGGAACTCGACGAGTTCGTCCGTCGAACGCAGAGCTAG